The following proteins are encoded in a genomic region of Synechococcus sp. CBW1002:
- a CDS encoding cryptochrome/photolyase family protein — MADLAPRLGVWVLIDQLSADQAALASTGPGQARVLLVESAAGLRRRASHCQKLVLQWSAQRHFAIALRQVGWEVDHREAASSGEAVRGWIAEHRIEELRLMEPADREFRQDIDALRLPVRLVWLPSNAFLWSREAFSAWAGRQKQWRLEFFYREGRRRFGVLLEGEGKMARPLGGQWNFDADNRKAPPRGLEGPAPLVFAPDAITEAVIERVERLQEQRRAEGLPPLPGSPRPFGWAVSRQQALAVLEHFIATRLDGFGPYQDAMVQGQPTLWHALISPYLNLGLLHPLEVIRRLETAGLERGTPLAGLEGVIRQILGWREYTHGLYHWFGEAYATSNHFGHQRPLPAFFEELGGSGMACLDTVLAEVKATGYAHHIQRLMVLANYGLIAGLDPQALTAWFHRMFIDGHDWVMQTNVLGMALFADGGRLASKPYAASGNYIRRMSNYCQGCRYDPRQRSGPQACPLNAHYWDFLARHQHDLSRNGRMTLVLRQLEKIPAEELTEIRATAELHSDGWPLGDQSRGRG; from the coding sequence TTGGCTGACCTCGCGCCCAGGCTGGGGGTATGGGTGCTGATCGATCAGCTCAGCGCCGATCAGGCCGCCCTGGCCAGCACCGGGCCGGGGCAGGCGCGGGTGCTGTTGGTCGAGAGCGCCGCGGGACTCCGCCGCCGGGCGTCTCATTGCCAGAAGCTGGTGCTGCAGTGGAGCGCCCAGCGGCACTTCGCCATCGCGCTGCGGCAGGTGGGCTGGGAGGTGGATCACCGTGAGGCGGCCAGCTCCGGTGAGGCGGTGCGGGGCTGGATCGCCGAGCACCGGATCGAGGAACTGCGTCTGATGGAGCCGGCGGATCGGGAGTTTCGCCAGGACATCGATGCCCTGCGGCTCCCGGTGCGCCTGGTGTGGCTGCCCAGCAACGCCTTCCTCTGGAGCCGGGAGGCGTTCTCGGCGTGGGCCGGGCGCCAGAAGCAGTGGCGCCTGGAATTCTTCTACCGCGAGGGGCGCCGCCGTTTCGGCGTGCTGCTGGAGGGGGAGGGCAAGATGGCCCGTCCCCTGGGTGGCCAGTGGAACTTCGATGCCGACAACCGCAAGGCACCGCCGCGGGGGCTGGAGGGTCCGGCACCGTTGGTCTTTGCCCCGGATGCGATCACCGAGGCGGTGATCGAGCGGGTGGAGCGGCTGCAGGAGCAGCGGCGCGCGGAAGGGCTGCCGCCACTGCCGGGCAGTCCCCGTCCCTTCGGCTGGGCGGTGAGCCGGCAGCAGGCCCTGGCAGTGCTGGAACACTTCATTGCCACCCGCCTCGATGGCTTCGGGCCGTATCAGGACGCCATGGTGCAGGGGCAGCCCACCCTCTGGCATGCGCTGATCTCGCCCTATCTGAACCTGGGGCTGCTCCATCCGCTGGAGGTGATCCGCCGGCTGGAGACGGCGGGCCTGGAGCGGGGGACGCCCCTGGCGGGGCTGGAGGGGGTGATCCGCCAGATCCTCGGCTGGCGCGAGTACACCCATGGCCTCTACCACTGGTTCGGTGAGGCCTATGCCACCAGCAATCACTTCGGCCACCAGCGACCCTTGCCGGCGTTCTTCGAGGAGCTGGGCGGCAGCGGCATGGCCTGCCTCGACACGGTGCTGGCGGAGGTGAAGGCCACCGGTTACGCGCACCACATCCAGCGGCTGATGGTGCTGGCGAACTACGGCCTGATCGCCGGCCTCGATCCCCAGGCCCTCACCGCCTGGTTCCATCGCATGTTCATCGACGGCCACGACTGGGTGATGCAGACCAATGTGCTGGGGATGGCCCTGTTCGCCGATGGCGGGCGCCTGGCGAGCAAGCCCTATGCCGCCAGCGGCAACTACATCCGCCGCATGAGCAACTACTGCCAGGGCTGCCGCTACGACCCCCGCCAGCGCAGCGGCCCGCAGGCCTGCCCGCTCAATGCCCACTACTGGGATTTCCTCGCCCGCCACCAGCACGACCTGAGCCGCAACGGCCGCATGACGCTCGTGCTGCGCCAACTGGAGAAGATCCCTGCGGAGGAACTGACGGAGATCCGGGCGACGGCGGAGCTGCACAGTGACGGCTGGCCTCTTGGCGATCAGAGTCGCGGTCGGGGCTGA
- a CDS encoding flavin reductase family protein yields MSDQPGLNAEAKKVLLRKIPHGVFICGVAEGEEVNGFTASWVTQGSFEPPLVVMAVRADSTSNGIIQRTRRFSLNVLSSDQKDLAAVFFKPQKAMGGRFDAAPFSLGPLGLPILNDALGGVECELVGQVAHGDHTVFVGEVKSAVLHRDASALELSSTGWQYGG; encoded by the coding sequence ATGTCCGACCAGCCCGGCCTGAACGCCGAAGCCAAGAAGGTGCTCCTGCGCAAGATCCCCCATGGGGTGTTCATCTGCGGCGTGGCCGAAGGCGAGGAGGTGAATGGCTTCACCGCCAGCTGGGTCACCCAGGGATCGTTCGAGCCGCCGCTGGTGGTGATGGCCGTGCGGGCCGATTCCACCAGCAACGGCATCATCCAGCGCACCAGACGGTTTTCCTTGAACGTGCTGAGCTCCGATCAGAAGGATCTGGCGGCCGTGTTCTTCAAGCCCCAGAAGGCCATGGGTGGCCGCTTTGATGCGGCACCCTTCAGTCTTGGCCCCCTCGGCCTGCCGATCCTCAACGACGCCCTGGGCGGCGTGGAGTGTGAGCTGGTGGGGCAGGTGGCCCACGGCGATCACACCGTCTTCGTGGGTGAGGTGAAGAGCGCTGTGCTGCACCGCGATGCCAGTGCCCTGGAGCTGAGCAGCACCGGCTGGCAGTACGGCGGCTGA
- the uvrC gene encoding excinuclease ABC subunit UvrC — protein MAESLPEPAGATQRPLIQQPERLRARLKAVPAEPGCYLMRDADDRILYIGKAKLLRNRVRSYFQASQGHSPRIGLMVRQVCEIEFIVTDSEAEALALESNLIKQNQPHFNVLLKDDKKYPYLCITWSEAYPRLFITRRRRLRSPLDRFYGPYVDVGLLRRTLGLVKRVFPLRQRPQPLHRDRTCLNFDIGRCPGVCQEKISSDDYHHILRKVAMIFQGRNDELLELLQVQMERYAERLDFEAAARVRDQLQGLANLTADQKMSLGDSSVSRDVLALAVNDRLAAVQLFQMRAGKLVGRLGFTADAVALPAAEEGAGGELPAALERQQALGRILQRVIEEHYSQVEPVEIPPELLLQYPLPQQSLIEDWLAERRGRRVKLVVPQRQQKAELIELVVRNAGYELERAQRSIEQNTLATEDLAQLLDLTHPPRRIEGYDISHIQGSDAVASQVVFLDGLPAKQHYRKYKIQSSSIRSGHSDDFMAMAEIMRRRFRRWAQAKAEGADLRELRRAADSALHTGGLNDWPDVVMIDGGKGQLSAVMEALRELNLDEDLVVCSLAKQREEVFLPGAREPLESEPEQLGVQLLRRLRDEAHRFAVSFHRQQRGERMKRSRLSDIPGLGPKRVKELLAHFRSIDAIQLASAERIAEAPGVGPALAQQIWAYFHPDADADTPDINSDTDTDTAPASDPDPRLTDSAPDCGSQENGTPLELAG, from the coding sequence GTGGCTGAGTCCCTCCCCGAGCCCGCCGGGGCCACCCAGCGCCCCCTGATCCAACAGCCTGAGCGTCTGCGGGCCCGCCTCAAGGCGGTCCCTGCGGAGCCGGGTTGCTATCTGATGCGCGACGCCGACGATCGCATCCTCTACATCGGCAAGGCGAAGCTGCTGCGCAACCGGGTACGCAGTTACTTTCAGGCCTCCCAGGGGCACAGCCCCCGCATCGGCCTGATGGTGCGGCAGGTGTGTGAGATCGAGTTCATCGTCACCGACAGCGAAGCGGAGGCGCTGGCGCTGGAGTCGAACCTGATCAAGCAGAACCAGCCGCACTTCAACGTGCTGCTCAAGGACGACAAGAAGTATCCCTATCTCTGCATCACCTGGAGTGAGGCTTATCCGCGGTTGTTCATCACCCGCCGCCGCCGCCTCCGCAGCCCGCTGGATCGTTTCTACGGGCCCTATGTGGATGTGGGACTGCTGCGCCGCACCCTGGGCCTCGTCAAGCGGGTGTTTCCACTGCGGCAACGGCCCCAGCCACTGCATCGGGATCGCACCTGCCTGAACTTTGATATCGGCCGCTGCCCTGGTGTCTGCCAGGAGAAGATCAGCTCGGACGATTATCACCACATCCTGCGCAAGGTGGCGATGATTTTTCAGGGACGCAATGATGAGCTCCTGGAGTTGCTGCAGGTCCAGATGGAGCGCTATGCCGAGCGGCTCGATTTCGAGGCGGCAGCTCGGGTACGAGACCAGCTGCAGGGTCTGGCCAACCTCACCGCCGATCAGAAGATGAGCCTGGGGGACAGTTCCGTCTCCCGCGATGTGCTGGCCCTGGCGGTGAATGACCGGCTGGCGGCGGTGCAGCTGTTCCAGATGCGTGCCGGCAAGCTGGTGGGTCGACTCGGTTTCACCGCCGATGCGGTGGCCCTTCCCGCTGCGGAGGAAGGAGCTGGCGGGGAGTTGCCAGCCGCGCTGGAGCGGCAGCAGGCCCTGGGCCGGATCCTGCAGCGGGTGATCGAGGAGCACTACAGCCAGGTGGAACCAGTGGAGATTCCGCCGGAGCTGCTGCTGCAATACCCCCTGCCTCAGCAGAGCCTGATTGAGGACTGGCTGGCGGAGCGGCGCGGCCGCCGGGTGAAGCTGGTGGTACCGCAGCGGCAGCAGAAGGCCGAGCTGATCGAGCTGGTGGTTCGCAATGCCGGCTATGAACTGGAGCGGGCCCAGCGCAGCATTGAACAGAACACGCTGGCGACGGAAGATCTGGCCCAGCTGCTCGATCTGACCCATCCACCCCGCCGCATCGAGGGCTATGACATCAGCCACATCCAGGGCAGCGATGCGGTGGCGTCGCAGGTGGTGTTTCTCGATGGCCTGCCAGCCAAGCAGCACTACCGCAAGTACAAGATCCAGAGCAGTTCGATCCGCTCCGGCCACTCCGACGACTTCATGGCCATGGCCGAGATCATGCGTCGCCGCTTCCGCCGCTGGGCCCAGGCCAAGGCCGAGGGGGCGGATCTGCGTGAGCTGCGGCGGGCGGCCGATTCGGCGCTGCACACCGGCGGGCTCAATGACTGGCCGGATGTGGTGATGATCGACGGCGGCAAGGGGCAGCTCTCGGCGGTGATGGAGGCCCTGCGGGAGTTGAATCTCGACGAGGACCTGGTGGTCTGCTCCCTGGCCAAGCAGCGGGAGGAGGTCTTCCTGCCCGGTGCCCGGGAGCCGCTCGAAAGCGAGCCCGAGCAGCTGGGTGTCCAGCTGCTGCGTCGCCTGCGCGATGAGGCCCACCGTTTCGCTGTGAGCTTCCACCGGCAGCAGAGGGGGGAGCGAATGAAACGCTCCCGCCTCTCCGATATTCCGGGTCTGGGGCCCAAGCGCGTCAAGGAGCTGCTGGCTCACTTCCGTTCGATCGATGCCATTCAGCTGGCCAGTGCCGAGCGGATTGCCGAGGCTCCGGGGGTGGGGCCGGCCCTGGCGCAGCAGATCTGGGCCTATTTCCACCCGGATGCGGATGCTGACACCCCCGACATCAACAGCGACACCGACACCGACACGGCACCAGCATCGGATCCGGATCCACGCCTCACCGATTCCGCTCCTGACTGCGGCAGCCAGGAGAATGGAACCCCTCTGGAGCTCGCCGGTTGA